AGATCACCGGGTGCCTCATGGCAGAGGTGAAGCGTCATGTGCCCCATTGAGCCCGCGACGTCCGTCGACGGCCACTCCGGCAGCCACCGAGACGGTCACTCCGACGACGAGCTCACCGAGGAGCTGGCGGGCCTCGACGCGCTGGAAGTGGCCGTCCCACCGTCCCCCGGGCGGGCGACGCGCGCCTGGGCCGCCGCGTGGCCGAAACTGGCCGCTGCGCTCGTGGCGCTCGTCGCCTGGCAGCTGATCGTCTGGTCGGGGTGGCGCTCCACGGACGTCCTGCCCGGGCCCGGCCCGGTGTTCGAGACGCTCTGGGACGACCTGTGGAGCGGAGATCTCATCCTTGCCACGGCGCTCACGCTTCGTCGGGCCGTCCTCGGATTCGCACTCGGGATCGCCATCGGAACGCCGATCGGGATCGCCGTGGCGCGGGTGCGCGTCGTGCGGACGGCGGTCGGATCGGTCGTGACGAGTCTCCAGACCATGCCGTCGACCGCGTGGTTCCCGTTCGCGATCCTGCTCTTCTCGCAGTCGGAGACCGCCATCATGTTCGTGGTCGTGCTCGGCGCGGCTCCGGCCGTCGCCAACGGGCTCGTGGCCGGGATCGACCAGATCCCACCCAACCTCCTGCGTGCGGGACGCGTGCTCGGCGCGCGCGGGTGGACGGCTCTGCGTTACGTGGTGCTCCCGGCGGCCTACCCCCAGTACGTGGCGGGCCTCAAGCAGGGCTGGGCGTTCGCGTGGCGGAGCCTCATCGCCGGGGAGTTGATCGTGCAGGTGGCCGGCAGCGAGTCGATCGGTGTCCGGCTCCAGGACGCGCAGCGCAGCGACGACGCCACGGCGCTGCTCGCCACGATGGTCGTGATCCTCGTGATCGGGATCGCCGTCGACAGCCTCGGGTTCGGGACGCTCGAGCGACGGATCCGCCGCCGCTACGGGCTTGCGACCTCTTGAGCCCTAGCCCAGCGGGCTCGCCGTGAATGACGTCGGCCCTCAGTCGCGCCGGCGGCGTTCTTCGTAGCGCCGCCGCCAGCGATGACCGACACCACCCGGGCGGACAAGCCACCAGGTGAACAAGCCAGCACCGATCCCGAACCCAACGCACACGAGCGGGTAGTTGAAGTCGAACTGGAGCATGGAATAGACGAAGCCGAACGCTCCGACGATCGAACCCGCTAGCCGCGGGTGTGCTGAAGCCCAGCGATACTCCTTCTCGTCGTACCTCTCGCGCTTCACCACCGCTACTTGCCCGACCCTGGGCACCGAACATCGACAAACGCGCCGACGGCGGTGACACCCAGATCCGAAATCGCTGCTGCTCGCGAGGCTCCTGCCGCACCCAAGGGCCCACCCACAGCTCCTCCAAAAAACGGGCAGCGCTGCCGCGCGTGCTACCCGCTGCCGCTTGCATGGCTTCTCGTCGAGTGCTTCAGAGGTCACGTTCAGGGCACTCCCCCCAGCTACAAGCGCTAGCCCGGCAGGCGGATTGGCGAACGTGACACCTGTGCCCAGCAAAACTCCACCAGTATCGACGGCCTTTGTGATCCCGACCCTATTTTCGCCGACCCAGTCGACGGCGTCGTCGAGGCAGTTCCCGAGGTCCCGCCACCCACATCCTCTGAGACCCATCGGGTCGACCAGAACGCCGGGGCGGTTTCGGACGTAGGCGTATGACGACACCGACGGGCTGTCCGCAGAAGGTTGCAGTGGGTCGGTGGCGAGGAACCGGCCTGTCGATGGGTCGTACTGGCGGGCCCGAAGGTTGTAGAGGCCGGTCTCTTCATCAAGGTATTCGCCCGTGAAGCGCATCGGATTCGCCGGTGCTGACGGCTCGAGTTGTTCCGAACGACGCGCTGCACCGAATGGCTCATAGTCGTAGGAACATCGTGGCGTGCCGTCGGCGGAGGTGACGGCCGCAATGTTGCCGAGGTCGTTGCGGTGGAAGAACGACTCCCCGCCGGCTGCGCGCATCGAGATCGTGCTTTCGCCGAACACGTAGTCGCGCAACGGCACTCCGCCACCGTCGGACTCGCCAACCAGCTGTGGTACCGGGGCGTTCCGATCCCACAACGAGTAGGTCGTTCCGGTTTCGGTCGTGGCCGCGAGCCGGTTCCCGTCGGCGTCGTAGCTGTAGGCCACGTCGGTCGTGTGGGAACCCCCAACGAGTGAGGCGGACCCGGTGACGCCCGTGACGGTCTCCCCGATCTTGGTGACCTGGAGATCCCCATCGGTGATCGTTCCGTAGGCCTCGTAGTCTACGGCGCCTGACAGGGACAGGCTGACCTCGTCGTTGCCGGCACCGTTGTCGGTGACTGACCAGTCGAGGTTGACGAGTCCGAAGAAGCTGTAGGTGCTCGTCGCCCCATTCGCGCCGTCGGGTGTGACCTGTCCGAACCAGATCGGCACGGTGACGTCGACGCCAGCCTGTTGGTCGGTGACCCGAACGCTGCCGAAGTAGACCGGGAACAACCACAACGAGCGCACGTTGAACTCCACGTCGACCACTGAGCCCGTCGCCGGTTTCGACGCGCCCGTCATTCGGTTGGCCAGATCATAGGTATAGGCCGTAGCGCCGGCGGCCGCAGCGCGCGACCAGACCTAACGCCTGCGCCGCCGGTCGCCGAGCAGCAGGGCGGCGATACCTGTACCGCACCAAACCGCCACGGCCACCGCAATCTTCCACCGGGCATCTTCTGACGGCCTGGCTTGGCCGAGCACCCAAGCCACCACCAGTGCACCAAGAGCTCCAGTCAAGAACAAGAAGACGGTACGTACCTTCCTCTCGAGCACGGGGCAATCGAGAGAATGGAAGAAACCCGGACCGCAGGTCTTGCAGCCCATGACTACTTGCCGCAACTCGGTTCTGGAGGTCCCCCGCTCTGACGGACAGGTTGGGTGTGGGTGATCATGGGGCGTTGGTGGTTTCGTAGTCGAGGGGGCTGTGTCCGGCGTTGTAGCTGTGCCGGCGGCGGGGGTTGTACCAGGTTACGATCCATTCAGAAGATCGCGTGGGCGAGCTGGTCGCGGGTGTCCCAGTGGTGCTGGTCCAACAGCTCGCGTTGCAGGCTCGAGAAGAAGACCTCGGCGACGGAGTTGTCATACGCGTCGCCGATGGATCCCATCGATCCGAGCAGGCCGGCGTTGCGGAGCCGGTTGCCGAACAGCCATGACGTGTAGATCGACCCGTGATCCGAGTGTGCAACGGTTTGGCCTGCTGGAGGTCGCCGCCGCCAGGTAGCCATCTGGAGTGCATCCGCGGCGAGCTCTGTGCGGATGTGATCCGCGATGGACCAGCCAACGACCCGGCGGGACCAGGCGTCGACCACAGCGGCGAGGTAGACGGTGCCTTCATCGGTGCGGTGCTCGGTGACGTCCATCACCCACAGGCGGTCGGGACCTTCGGGGTCGAAGCGTCGCTGCACGAGGTCGGGGTTCGGGTCCGTGCCGTCGCGGCGGGTGCAACCGTTCTTGCCTCGCCGGGACGGGTAGTGGATCCCCACCGCGCCGCAGTCACGCATCCAGCGTTCCACCTGGGTCTTGGAGCACCGCCGGCGCATCCCCAAGCGGAGCTCCTGAAGAACCCGAGGTGACCCATACGAGTGCCGAGACATCGTCCAAATGTCGAACACCGTGTTGGCCATCCAGGCGTCGTCGAGTTCGGCGTCAGTGACCGGTTCGGATCGACGCTGGAAAAAGCCCGCTCTCGACACCCCCATCACACGGCAGCACACCGCGACGGGCAGATCCGAGCAACGCTCGGCGATGAAGGTGTAGATCATTTTGGGAGGACGTTCTCCTGGGCGAAGTACGCCGCCGCAGGCTTGAGGATCTCGTTCTCCATCTTCGCCACGCGCAACTCACGGCGCAGCTTCACCAGCTCCTCGCGCTCAGCAGTGCTGAGACCACCAGAGCGCCGTCCCTCGTCGAGGTCAGCTTGGTGCATCCAGTTCCGCAAGCAGCTGTCGGAGATCCCAAGATCGGTTGCGATCTCCGCCACGGGCTTCTCGCGCAACCGGGCCAACTCCACGGCTCGCTGACGAAACTCCGGTGGGTGGGGTGCAGGCATCTGGACTCCTTCCCGAGACGACCCACAGTCGCCTCAGCATCGGTGTCCGTCAACCCGGGGGACCTCCACCTTCCTGACCGGGGTTCGAGGTGACAGATCAGTGGTTCACCCTGGGTTTGATGGAGACTCGGTTCATTGGGTTCCAACCGTGTTGTGGTCGGTCTGTTGACCAGCGTAGAACGCTGCTTCGAGTTCTGCTGGTGGCATGTCGTGGCAGTGGCCGTGGAGACGCTGGTGGTTGATGGGATGAAGGAGCGGGTCCTGCGCTCCTCGTGAGCCCGGCGTGCATGCTCGGGGGCTCACACCATGTTCACGAGGATGGGAGGGCCCTCATGGCAGGGTACGTTCCGATTGATCTCCATCGCCGCCGTTCGGTGGTGATGCACATCGACTCCGCCGGTGAGATGCTGGGTTGGAAGCGGGTCGCCAACGAACCGGACGCGCTGGTGGCTGAGGTGCTCTAGCACGGCGAGTCTCCCGAGGTGGCGATTGAAGCCACCTACGGGTGGTACTGGGCGGTCGACGCGCTCTCGGCAGCCGGGTGCGAGGTGAAGCTGGTCAACGTTGCTGCGGTGCGCGGGTTCGAGAATCGCCGGGTGAAAAATGACGTGCGGGACTGCGAGCTGTTGGGCCAGTTGATGCGCACGAACACGCTGCCCGAGGCGTGGATGGCCCGGAGCGAGGTACGCGAGCAGCGGGAGCTGGTCCGCTATCGGGCCAAGCTGGTGGCTGTGCGTACCGGGTCCAAAGCCCAGGTCCACTCGGCGTTCGCCAAGCTGGGCATCCAGGCTTGCTGGTCGGACATGTTCGGTCCCTCGGGCCGCCAAGAACAGGAACGTGAGCCGTGCCTCGAACGTGAAGGC
This Acidimicrobiia bacterium DNA region includes the following protein-coding sequences:
- a CDS encoding ABC transporter permease, which produces MCPIEPATSVDGHSGSHRDGHSDDELTEELAGLDALEVAVPPSPGRATRAWAAAWPKLAAALVALVAWQLIVWSGWRSTDVLPGPGPVFETLWDDLWSGDLILATALTLRRAVLGFALGIAIGTPIGIAVARVRVVRTAVGSVVTSLQTMPSTAWFPFAILLFSQSETAIMFVVVLGAAPAVANGLVAGIDQIPPNLLRAGRVLGARGWTALRYVVLPAAYPQYVAGLKQGWAFAWRSLIAGELIVQVAGSESIGVRLQDAQRSDDATALLATMVVILVIGIAVDSLGFGTLERRIRRRYGLATS
- a CDS encoding RHS repeat-associated core domain-containing protein, whose amino-acid sequence is MVDVEFNVRSLWLFPVYFGSVRVTDQQAGVDVTVPIWFGQVTPDGANGATSTYSFFGLVNLDWSVTDNGAGNDEVSLSLSGAVDYEAYGTITDGDLQVTKIGETVTGVTGSASLVGGSHTTDVAYSYDADGNRLAATTETGTTYSLWDRNAPVPQLVGESDGGGVPLRDYVFGESTISMRAAGGESFFHRNDLGNIAAVTSADGTPRCSYDYEPFGAARRSEQLEPSAPANPMRFTGEYLDEETGLYNLRARQYDPSTGRFLATDPLQPSADSPSVSSYAYVRNRPGVLVDPMGLRGCGWRDLGNCLDDAVDWVGENRVGITKAVDTGGVLLGTGVTFANPPAGLALVAGGSALNVTSEALDEKPCKRQRVARAAALPVFWRSCGWALGCGRSLASSSDFGSGCHRRRRVCRCSVPRVGQVAVVKRERYDEKEYRWASAHPRLAGSIVGAFGFVYSMLQFDFNYPLVCVGFGIGAGLFTWWLVRPGGVGHRWRRRYEERRRRD
- a CDS encoding IS3 family transposase gives rise to the protein MIYTFIAERCSDLPVAVCCRVMGVSRAGFFQRRSEPVTDAELDDAWMANTVFDIWTMSRHSYGSPRVLQELRLGMRRRCSKTQVERWMRDCGAVGIHYPSRRGKNGCTRRDGTDPNPDLVQRRFDPEGPDRLWVMDVTEHRTDEGTVYLAAVVDAWSRRVVGWSIADHIRTELAADALQMATWRRRPPAGQTVAHSDHGSIYTSWLFGNRLRNAGLLGSMGSIGDAYDNSVAEVFFSSLQRELLDQHHWDTRDQLAHAIF
- a CDS encoding transposase codes for the protein MPAPHPPEFRQRAVELARLREKPVAEIATDLGISDSCLRNWMHQADLDEGRRSGGLSTAEREELVKLRRELRVAKMENEILKPAAAYFAQENVLPK
- a CDS encoding transposase; the encoded protein is MAIEATYGWYWAVDALSAAGCEVKLVNVAAVRGFENRRVKNDVRDCELLGQLMRTNTLPEAWMARSEVREQRELVRYRAKLVAVRTGSKAQVHSAFAKLGIQACWSDMFGPSGRQEQEREPCLEREGATALLATMVVILVIGIAVDSLGFGTLERRIRRRYGLATP